Below is a genomic region from bacterium.
CGCACGGACCAATCCGCCTACTCCTTATCGGCGCGATCCTCGGTTTTGTTTGCTATGAACTTGGGTTCCGTGTCGGGCACATAATTGAAGTCCTTGCTTCCTCGCGTATACGTGCCAGAACGAAACAGGCGCTCTTTGACCACGTGACGGGACTTTCGTACGGCTATTTCGTGGACCGGTTTTCCGGGCAGATCGCGCATAAGATCTCGGCGACGACCGACGCGCTCGAACGGATGACATTGCGCGTCACGAATGATTTTATAGAGGAGGGCGCGTTGGTATTGATAAGCGCCGCTACACTTTCTCTCATCAGCCCCTACTTCGGGCTGTTCGTGCTTGTCTGGGGGGTGCTGTTGTGCCTTGGCACGCTTCCGTATGCGAAGCGGATGAACGCGCGGGCGAACGAATACGCGGACGTGGAATCAAAAACCACCGGCGTCTTCGTCGACTTCTTCGGCAATATAGCGGCAGTGAAAGTGTACGGAGGTACGCGAAGCCGCACGTCCGTCCATGATCAGATCGAGGAAGAGAAGCGCTCCTTTCGGGCGCTCGGCTTTTGGGCGGTGCTGTCATACAACTATATGGGTTTGTCGGTCGTCGTTCTCGGCGCGGGGCTCATCGCCATCACTTCGTACTTGTATGCCCACACGCTTATCACCCTGGGGAGTATCCTGTTCGTGATGGCGACGGGGCTTCGCCTCTCGAACGTCTCGTGGGAACTCGGGAAAAGCGTCATAGATTTCATCCGCGAGCGCGGGGAATGCCAGCAGAATCTCGAAGACCTCATCGTTGCGCCCGTCGTGACCGATCGGGCGGTCTCTCCTCAACATGCGCATACGCAGGCACGCGTCGAATATCGGGACGTAACGTTTTCATACAATACCGGCCGGCCGGTACTCGCCGATTTCTCGCTCTGCGTGTCCGCGGGAGAGAAAGTCGGTATCGTCGGGCGTTCGGGCGCGGGAAAAACCACGCTTGCGAATCTGCTCCTCCGGTTCTTTGACGCGAACAAAGGGGCGGTGCTGTTAAACGATGTCGATGTCCGCGACTTGTCGCAGCAGTATCTCCGCTCCCACCTTTCCTATATTTCACAGGATACGTCCTTGTTTCATGCAAGCGTACGGGACAATATCGCGTACGGGGTGCCTGACGCGCCGCAGGAAGACGTAGAAAGCGCCGCGCGGCTTGCGTATGCTGACGAATTCATACACGCGCTCCCGCAAGGGTACGACAGCGTCGTCGGCGAGCGCGGCGTAAAGCTCTCGGGCGGCCAGCGCCAGCGCATCGCTATCGCCCGCGCCATCCTTGCGGACCGTCCCCTCTTCCTTCTTGACGAGGCGACGAGCGCGCTCGACAGCGACAGCGAGTCGAAAATCCAGGTCGGTCTCGCGGCCCTTATGGAAGGGAAGACCGTCATCGCCATCGCGCACCGTCTCTCGACCCTTTCGCGCATGGACCGCATCATTTATCTGGAAGAGGGAAGGATTATCGAAGACGGAGCGCACGAAGAACTGCTGGCGCTGAACGGAAGATACGCCGAACTTTGGCGCATGCAGGCGGGCGGGTTCCTTCCCTCATAAGTTTAGAGCGCTTTCACGGGTAGCGTCCGTAGTGCAAAGAAGCTCACGCAGAGCAGCGCGAGCGCCGCAACCGCATTCACGGCAAACACCCCTTCGAGTCCGATGAACCGATAGGTAAGCGCGATGAAAAGGGGAGAGGCGAAGTACGCGATATCCCGCACGGTCTCGAGTATGCCGAAGAATTCGCCGCGTTCCTGCGGGGCGTGGAGGCGCGAGGTGAGGACATCCATGACGAGCCATATGCCAAGCACGCCGATGGCCGCGACGAATATCGAAATGACTTTCATCGGGAGCGCGGTACTTAGATAAAACGCGAGAAACGATGCGACGGAGAGCAGGGACGATAGCGTAAAGACCCTCCTTTCTCCGAAGCGGTCGATGAATTTGCCAAGGACATCGGAAAAGAGGATGGAAGGAACGGAAAATGCCGCGATAATGAGCGCGGAATCCATGAAGGAGTTTTCATAGAAGCCGACGAGCGGCTGCGTGAACCAGACCGATTCCCAGAAGAACGCCACGAAGAAGGCGGTCGCGACAAGAAAGAGATTGAGCGGCAGGGATCTGCGGAACAGCCGGAGGGTGTCGCGGTAGGAGAATGGCCTTGCGTGCTCCTCCGCGCGCGTAGCGGGCTTCCTTGCCGCGCCGTAAATAAGGAAGAGGCAGAGTATCGCGACGCCCGCGACCGCAAGAAACGGCGCGTCGAGGCTCAGGTAGGCGATGAGGAATGCGACGCCGATCGGCGCAAGTCCCTCCCCGATGGCGACGATGCGGAAGAACCTTCCGAAGGCGGTGCCATGCCCGTCCTTCTCCGCATCGTCGCCTATGAGCGCGAGGAGCGGCGACCAGTTGAGCCCGTAGCTTGCCCCGAAGAGCACGGCGGCGGCGAAGAACACGAAGACATTGTTCGAGAAATAGAGCGCCACCGCCGCAAGCGCGGCAAGCACCATGGAATAGGCGATGAGCCGCTCCCGGCCTATGCGGTCCGAGAGCTTTCCGGAGGGGATGTCGAGGAGTCCCGAACAAAGCGATACCAGGGAGAAGAGGACGGCCGTGAGCCCGACGCTCACTCCCGCTTCCGAGAACTTGACCGGGAGCAGGAACTCCATCGCCCCGAATATGACGTTGAAAAGAAAAAGGGGCGCGAGCCGGCGCATCCGTACAGTATAATCCAATCATTCCCCGGCTCCTGCATGTACCTCTTCCCTTTTTTGACGGCGGGCGCTCACGGCCTTGCGATAGCGTTCGACCGGCTCAATCTTACCCGTACCAAGTTCAAACCGCGCGCGCTTCTCCTGCTCACGTTCCTCGTGATGACCGTAACGGCCGCCGCGTATGTCCTCATCGCGCGTCCGCCGTTTCCCGCGCTCGGGCCCGTCGTCCTCGGGATCGTTACCGCCATGGTCCTCCTTTCGTTCGCGCAGAACATATTCGAACTGAAAGGAATCCAGGCGATGCAGCTCCACACCCGCGAACCCGTCACCACCCTGCAGCCTCTCCTTACGGGCCTTCTCGCGTATCTTCTCTTTCCATCCGAAGGCAATATCCTTTATCTGGCCGCCATCGTCGTCGGCGTGCCGATCGTCCTCTGGTCAAACGCGAAACGGTATTCGTGGCGCAAGCTCCTCACCCCGGGGAGCGGATACGTGTTCGCCGACATATCCCTTTCGGCGGCTGTCGACAACCTCGCCAAGCTCGCGCTCCAATTCCTTTCTCCCGCGTATCTCGGGCTGTTCCGGATCGGCGGGGTATTCTTCCTTTGCTGCGCCTTCTTTCGCGGCTCGTGGAAGGAAGTTCCGCCCGGAGGCCTCTGGCTCGGACTTGTGCCGGGCATGTTTTTCGGCGTTTCCGCGCTCGCGCGGCTCTTCGCGTTCGAATACGTCGGTCTTAATTTCACGCTGCTCATCCTGCTTCTTGAGCCCGGGCTCGTCTATCTGCTGAGCCGCGTGCTGCTCAAGGAAAAGCTCGAGTGGCGGCCGATCATCGGCAGCGGGCTCATTCTGTGCCTCATCATCGCGGTCCGGTGCCTGTCATAACTACCCTGCGTTTTCATCGGCAACCTGCTATCTTCCTAAGAGGGTACACAGTTCTGTCACGGAGGGAAGCATGGAAGAAAAGACTCTCGCGAAAAGATATCCGAATGGTCCATACAAGGGGATACTCTATGAGCAGAGAACCCTCACGGGCCCCCGCACGTACATTACCCGCGTCTTTCTCCTCACCGAAGGAGAATATCTGGGGGAGGGCATATACCGATTCGTCCTGCCGCTCACTTATGAGCCTTCGGCTGTCGTCGAAGGAGCGCTGACTCCCAAGGAAGCCGAGTGGCGCGTAGCGCGTCCGCTGCGGGCACTTCTCTTCGGCTATTCGATAGGGTGCTATATGCGTAACGTCGAGTATAGGCCTCATGAGGCGATACTCGACGTGTGGATCAAGACCTATAATGCTGAGGTGATAGCTATCACTGTCGAAGGAAGGATAGTCGATAAGAGCAAGCTCACCCTATAGTGATCGAAGAGCCCCCAATACTGCGTCGAGCCGGGATCGCTAGACGATCCCGGCTTTTTTGCAAAATCTGTTGGGACTAGCGGGCTGTATTCCGTCTGATAGAAGGCAGTATACTTTACGTACCATGCCGGACATCCGCGACCTCTACGCCAGGGCCGGGCACTGGCACGGGACGGGGCGGTATAAATACGGCGATACCGACGGAGTCGTCGATATTCTGGAAGGGATCATACAAAACAAAGGACTTACCCCGCACCACGATGACTGGGACAGGAAGCGGGGAGGCATACGATCGATCTCGCTTGGTCGCGCGCGCATGTACGCGCGGCTGTATGCGGGTATGTATATGCCGCAGGGACAGCGGATCGGGAACGAATACGGATCGAGGCTTGTATGGGGCCATTGGTTTTTCGACACCGCGTTTCTCGTCGCGCTCGCGGAATACCCGTTCGGGAAGCATATCCTCGATTACCAGCGGAAGCTAGTGAACTGGACGGGGAAGGTTTCGAAGAAAAAGCACTCCCTAAAAAGCGTTTTTCTCGAAGGCACGGACATCGCGTACAACTACCCGATACTCATCGGCATACGGCAGGGAGCGATATCGCCGTCGCCCGGTTCGCGGTTCTTCAACCTCCATGAGGACCGGAGCGAATTTCCCATTTCCATCGAAGACTTTACGCATGTGGAGGTTCCGGAGACGCGGGTACGTGAAGTTGCCGAAACGTTCCGGGACGCCGGGTTCGAAATCCCCGTGATTCCGATCGAGGACGGGGAGACATACTGTCGGAGTTTTTCTTTTGCGAAGCTCGTTGGCGGAAAACCGCTTATACGGCCATAGCTCCTATGAACCCCCTCGTCATTTGGCTTCTCGCATACGCGCTTCCGGCCTTCTTGGCCGGCTGCTATATCAAATTATGTTCGCATCAAGAAGGCGGCTCTCCGAAGAATCTGACTTTCATTCATGTCGTGCTGCTGGT
It encodes:
- a CDS encoding ABC transporter ATP-binding protein; the encoded protein is MPDSRGASTQLSPERHATPFAFFLATNRQEVKWLGLSALSYSFAAAAMLAATYALGQAVDLLPPPPPSHGPIRLLLIGAILGFVCYELGFRVGHIIEVLASSRIRARTKQALFDHVTGLSYGYFVDRFSGQIAHKISATTDALERMTLRVTNDFIEEGALVLISAATLSLISPYFGLFVLVWGVLLCLGTLPYAKRMNARANEYADVESKTTGVFVDFFGNIAAVKVYGGTRSRTSVHDQIEEEKRSFRALGFWAVLSYNYMGLSVVVLGAGLIAITSYLYAHTLITLGSILFVMATGLRLSNVSWELGKSVIDFIRERGECQQNLEDLIVAPVVTDRAVSPQHAHTQARVEYRDVTFSYNTGRPVLADFSLCVSAGEKVGIVGRSGAGKTTLANLLLRFFDANKGAVLLNDVDVRDLSQQYLRSHLSYISQDTSLFHASVRDNIAYGVPDAPQEDVESAARLAYADEFIHALPQGYDSVVGERGVKLSGGQRQRIAIARAILADRPLFLLDEATSALDSDSESKIQVGLAALMEGKTVIAIAHRLSTLSRMDRIIYLEEGRIIEDGAHEELLALNGRYAELWRMQAGGFLPS
- a CDS encoding MFS transporter, which translates into the protein MRRLAPLFLFNVIFGAMEFLLPVKFSEAGVSVGLTAVLFSLVSLCSGLLDIPSGKLSDRIGRERLIAYSMVLAALAAVALYFSNNVFVFFAAAVLFGASYGLNWSPLLALIGDDAEKDGHGTAFGRFFRIVAIGEGLAPIGVAFLIAYLSLDAPFLAVAGVAILCLFLIYGAARKPATRAEEHARPFSYRDTLRLFRRSLPLNLFLVATAFFVAFFWESVWFTQPLVGFYENSFMDSALIIAAFSVPSILFSDVLGKFIDRFGERRVFTLSSLLSVASFLAFYLSTALPMKVISIFVAAIGVLGIWLVMDVLTSRLHAPQERGEFFGILETVRDIAYFASPLFIALTYRFIGLEGVFAVNAVAALALLCVSFFALRTLPVKAL
- a CDS encoding EamA family transporter, yielding MYLFPFLTAGAHGLAIAFDRLNLTRTKFKPRALLLLTFLVMTVTAAAYVLIARPPFPALGPVVLGIVTAMVLLSFAQNIFELKGIQAMQLHTREPVTTLQPLLTGLLAYLLFPSEGNILYLAAIVVGVPIVLWSNAKRYSWRKLLTPGSGYVFADISLSAAVDNLAKLALQFLSPAYLGLFRIGGVFFLCCAFFRGSWKEVPPGGLWLGLVPGMFFGVSALARLFAFEYVGLNFTLLILLLEPGLVYLLSRVLLKEKLEWRPIIGSGLILCLIIAVRCLS